The sequence GTCCACAAGATGCCGATCTCAACGAGATAATGCTTGACAGTTTGCCGAATTTGTGTTCCATCACAATGCTTGTGGTACAATAAACAGTTGTGCGTAGAGAGCAGCATAGCGACATCTCCGTATCATCATCGGGTGGGGCTTGACATTCCCAAAAGTAGTAACATTCAAGCGATGAATGCCACAACACTGTTAGCAGGCGCTATACGGTATAGTAATCTTCTTGAGCGGTTAGATGTTCTGCGCTTGGAAGCTCATCGAAAATTGACAACGAATCGCGCGGAAAAAGGCCAGTTCTTTACTCCTCAGAAGCTAGCACGGTTCATGGCACGGATGTTCGCCGAACGACCGAGCACCTTGCATATCCTTGATGCAGGCGCTGGTATAGGCTCGTTATCGGCTGCACTCGTTATTGAAGCATCTCAGTGGGTACCAAAGCCGTCAGCTATTACAGTAACCGCATATGAAATTGATCCAACCCTGGTAGAATACCTTCATATAACGCTTGATTCTTGCCAGGAATTATGCTGCCAAGAAAAGATTTCCTTTTCATATGAAATTGTACAAGATGATTTCATCAGGGCAAGCGTTGAGATCATACGTGGAAGTACATTATTTACTACGCATAAGTCCTTCAATGCTGCTATTCTTAATCCCCCTTATAGAAAGATCAATACGGCATCCACCACACACCGTCTTTTGCAGAAAGTTGGGATCGAGACCACTAATATGTATGCAGCCTTTCTTTGGCTCGCTATCAGGTTGATGGAGCCGAACGGCGAACTAGTTGCGATTACGCCAAGAAGTTTTTGTAATGGCCCCTATTTCCTTCCCTTCCGAAAAGCTCTTCTGGAAACGATGTCCATACATCAGCTCCATATCTTTGATGATAGAGATAGAGCCTTTGCAGAAGACGATGTTTTACAAGAAAATGTAATTTTGCACGCAACGAAGTCACGTCGGCAAGGAAACGTAATAATTTCGTCGAGCGCTAACCCTGATGATCCATATATAACGGTTCGTAAAGTTGATTATCACCAACTGGTTTATCCTGATGATCCCAACGTATTTATCCATATTGTTCCCAGTGGATTGAGCCAGAGAATTGGGCAACAGGCTCGTCGTCTTCTTGCATCAATTGACGAAATAGGCATCATGGTTTCTACTGGCAAAGTTGTTGATTTCCGTTCTATCGACTTCCTAACGGAAAGGCCAGATGCAGGAACCGTTCCGTTGATTTATCCGGGCAACTTTTTTCAAGGTTATATTGCCTGGCCTCATGGACAAAACAAAAAACCATCCGCTATACGGTTGACAAACGAGACCAAACATCTCCTTATACCCGCCGGCTGGTATGTCTTGGTAAAACGCTTCTCAGCCAAGGAAGAAAAAAGGCGTATTGTCGCAGCAGTATGTGATCCTACTCGCTTAAACTCTGAATTCATAGGCATAGAGAATCACTTAAACTATTACCACCAAAACGGTAGGGGTCTTCCTCCGTTATTGGCAAAAGGGTTAGCTGCGTTTCTTAACTCAACGCTTGTGGATGAATACTTTAGGCAGTTTAGCGGTCATACACAGGTAAATGCAGCTGATTTGCGTAGTCTCAAATATCCCTCGCTCTCTCAGTTATTTGCGCTCGGCGAAGAAATTGGTGACACATTTCCAAAACAGGAAGAGTTAGACCAAATAGTTCTAAGAATACTAGGAATGGACGCTATGAGTATTGACTTAAACGCTAAAAAGAAAATTGAAGAAGCTCTCACCATTCTGCGTGCGCTACAAATGCCCAAAGCGCAGTTGAATCAACGTTCTGCATTGACCCTGCTTGCACTGCTTGATATGAAGCTAAACACAGATTGGTGTGATGCTTCAAATCCGTTGCGTGGTATTACTGAAATGATGGATTATTTTCGTGAACATTTTGGTATTTCCTATGCACCGAATACTCGCGAAACGGTTCGTCGTTCTACAGTTCACCAATTCGTGCAAATGGGACTAGTTATTGCTAATCCCGATGACAGAGCGAGACCCGTTAATAGTCCAAAGACAAAGTATCAAATTGATGATAGTTTCCTCAAGGTCATTCGTACATACGGCACTAGTGAATGGGATGTAAACTTGAAAGTCTATCTTAAGAATGTGCAAGAGTTACGCAGATTGCGTGAGAAAGAACGAGAGATGGCTCTCATTCCAGTAACGTTGCCAGATGGGAGAGAGGTCAAGATCACTGCGGGCGGACAAAACGATCTCATAAAACAAATCATAGAAGAGTTCTGCCCTCGCTATACGCCTGGTGGTCGGGTTATTTACATTGGTGATGCTGGCGATAAGTTTAGAGTGTATGAACAAGATTATTTTGCAAGTTTGGGTATCATCGTTGACGAACACAGCAAAATGCCTGATGTCATTGTTCACATGGAAAATAAAAACTGGCTAGTGCTTATTGAAGCAGTTACTAGCCACGGTCCAATTGACATCAAACGTCGTAATGAACTTAAGGATTTGTTTAAGAATAGGAAAGCCCCACTGGTATTTGTGACAGCATTTCCTACGCGGAAAGTAATGATGAAGTATCTTCAGGAAATCGCATGGGAGACCGAAGTTTGGGTAGCCGAAGCACCGAGTCATCTCATACATTTCAATGGTGAACGTTTTCTTGGCCCATACGATGAATAGCTTACGCTACCCGACAGGCGCTTCCTGCTGCCAGTACTTCACAGTGGCTGAAGCATTCGCTGTCAGGCGTTGCCATCTTCACCGTGGTAATAGCAGACCCAAGCGATAGTAGGAGGAGTAACAACCAGGAACGCGAACCTCGCTCCCCTCAACTGGCCCTCCCTTTCTGCGTAAGGGCGTCTGACAATATACCTAACTTACGAAAGAAAATACTAGCATTTTGCACCAACATCGTGTATACTTCACATATCGAAGGAGATAGTCGCTCCAGCATCTACATGCTTATGGTTTAAGGAGTAACGCTCATGACGACCGTTGATATCAATCAGATTTCGCTCCAACCGGCAACACCGCAACCGCTGCTCTCGATCAGTGAAGGTGC comes from Chloroflexus sp. Y-396-1 and encodes:
- a CDS encoding BsuBI/PstI family type II restriction endonuclease codes for the protein MNATTLLAGAIRYSNLLERLDVLRLEAHRKLTTNRAEKGQFFTPQKLARFMARMFAERPSTLHILDAGAGIGSLSAALVIEASQWVPKPSAITVTAYEIDPTLVEYLHITLDSCQELCCQEKISFSYEIVQDDFIRASVEIIRGSTLFTTHKSFNAAILNPPYRKINTASTTHRLLQKVGIETTNMYAAFLWLAIRLMEPNGELVAITPRSFCNGPYFLPFRKALLETMSIHQLHIFDDRDRAFAEDDVLQENVILHATKSRRQGNVIISSSANPDDPYITVRKVDYHQLVYPDDPNVFIHIVPSGLSQRIGQQARRLLASIDEIGIMVSTGKVVDFRSIDFLTERPDAGTVPLIYPGNFFQGYIAWPHGQNKKPSAIRLTNETKHLLIPAGWYVLVKRFSAKEEKRRIVAAVCDPTRLNSEFIGIENHLNYYHQNGRGLPPLLAKGLAAFLNSTLVDEYFRQFSGHTQVNAADLRSLKYPSLSQLFALGEEIGDTFPKQEELDQIVLRILGMDAMSIDLNAKKKIEEALTILRALQMPKAQLNQRSALTLLALLDMKLNTDWCDASNPLRGITEMMDYFREHFGISYAPNTRETVRRSTVHQFVQMGLVIANPDDRARPVNSPKTKYQIDDSFLKVIRTYGTSEWDVNLKVYLKNVQELRRLREKEREMALIPVTLPDGREVKITAGGQNDLIKQIIEEFCPRYTPGGRVIYIGDAGDKFRVYEQDYFASLGIIVDEHSKMPDVIVHMENKNWLVLIEAVTSHGPIDIKRRNELKDLFKNRKAPLVFVTAFPTRKVMMKYLQEIAWETEVWVAEAPSHLIHFNGERFLGPYDE